The proteins below come from a single Faecalibaculum rodentium genomic window:
- a CDS encoding peptidylprolyl isomerase, translating to MKQWISLILSAVLLAGCSTQAPEPKEEEPAEIIEMKGSEPGGQKYQATIKVKDYGDIVFEMDEGIAPETVQNFVKLADEGFYDGLTFHRLIEGFMAQGGDPNGDGTGGAEEDIQGEFLSNGFNNSLKHVRGTVSMARSGDPDSASSQFFIVQEDTPSLDGEYAAFGTVTSGMDVVDKILEDARPTDDNGTISKDSQPVIETITVTKEE from the coding sequence ATGAAACAATGGATCAGTCTGATCCTGAGTGCTGTCCTGCTTGCAGGCTGCAGCACCCAGGCGCCGGAACCCAAAGAAGAGGAACCGGCGGAAATCATAGAAATGAAAGGATCCGAACCCGGAGGCCAGAAATACCAGGCGACGATCAAAGTGAAGGACTACGGCGACATCGTCTTTGAAATGGATGAAGGGATCGCCCCGGAAACCGTGCAGAATTTTGTGAAGCTCGCCGACGAAGGATTCTACGACGGCCTGACGTTTCACCGCCTCATTGAAGGGTTCATGGCCCAGGGCGGAGATCCCAATGGGGATGGCACTGGCGGTGCCGAAGAAGACATTCAGGGAGAATTTCTCTCCAATGGCTTCAACAACTCCCTGAAGCATGTCCGGGGCACAGTATCCATGGCCCGAAGTGGTGATCCGGATTCTGCCAGCAGCCAGTTCTTCATCGTCCAGGAAGACACGCCGAGCCTGGATGGAGAATACGCGGCGTTTGGCACCGTGACCTCGGGCATGGACGTCGTGGACAAAATCCTGGAAGATGCCAGACCCACCGATGACAACGGCACCATCTCCAAAGACAGTCAGCCGGTCATCGAAACCATTACCGTGACCAAAGAAGAATGA
- a CDS encoding serpin family protein, producing MSTHNKPIARKLAGILSCSVLSMSLISGCASSESMKESDNLTANMEFKKVASEFSAEESTALADFSMRLFQNLGREDENLLLSGSSAWMALGMAANGAAGDTLRQMETVLGLDKDQINKAAAAWLSSMEDQNSLTMADSIWLKNEFQDEVAKPFLETCAQDFRAEVFSSTLDQKAVKDINDWTSKHTDGLIPELIKEIPSLTQMILVNAEAFNGKWAAPFDEADTKKQTFHNQDGSESSVDFLNGQADWSVENDNVTGFIKEYDESRYGYMLLLPKAADKPLSDTVKSLGGAAVTNLLSNRVSADVQVSMPKLDQESTLTLNDALAACGMTDAFGDQADFSAITGSKNDLYISSVLQKTYIEVSEKGTKAAAATEIGIETMAMPVEADPVVADRSYVYMIVDLEHAVPLFVGRVVNIQE from the coding sequence ATGTCTACACACAACAAGCCAATTGCCCGAAAACTGGCGGGGATTCTGTCCTGCTCCGTGCTGTCCATGAGCCTCATCTCTGGGTGCGCTTCTTCGGAGTCCATGAAAGAATCAGACAATCTGACGGCGAACATGGAGTTCAAAAAAGTCGCTTCTGAATTCAGCGCAGAAGAATCCACGGCACTTGCCGATTTCTCCATGCGGCTGTTCCAGAACCTGGGCAGGGAAGACGAGAACCTTCTGCTGTCGGGCAGCTCCGCATGGATGGCCCTGGGCATGGCTGCCAATGGCGCAGCAGGCGATACCCTCAGGCAGATGGAAACCGTTCTGGGCCTGGACAAAGACCAGATCAACAAAGCCGCGGCTGCCTGGCTCAGTTCCATGGAGGACCAGAACAGTCTGACAATGGCGGACTCGATCTGGCTGAAAAACGAGTTCCAGGACGAGGTCGCAAAACCGTTTCTGGAAACCTGTGCCCAGGATTTCCGCGCTGAAGTCTTCTCATCGACCCTGGACCAGAAAGCGGTGAAGGACATCAACGACTGGACGTCAAAGCACACCGATGGCCTGATTCCCGAACTGATCAAAGAAATCCCGTCTCTGACACAGATGATCCTGGTCAATGCGGAGGCCTTCAACGGAAAATGGGCGGCACCCTTTGACGAAGCGGACACGAAAAAACAGACGTTTCACAACCAGGACGGATCGGAAAGCTCTGTGGACTTCCTGAACGGACAGGCGGACTGGTCGGTGGAAAACGACAATGTGACGGGATTCATCAAGGAATACGACGAATCCAGGTATGGATACATGCTGCTGCTTCCCAAAGCCGCAGACAAACCGCTGTCTGACACAGTGAAATCCCTGGGTGGCGCCGCGGTCACCAACCTGCTGTCCAATCGCGTGAGTGCAGATGTGCAGGTCTCCATGCCGAAACTGGACCAGGAAAGCACCCTGACGCTCAACGATGCCCTGGCAGCCTGCGGTATGACGGATGCCTTTGGCGACCAGGCGGATTTTTCGGCCATCACCGGTTCGAAGAACGATCTGTATATCTCTTCTGTGCTTCAGAAAACATACATTGAGGTGAGTGAGAAAGGTACGAAGGCGGCAGCCGCAACGGAGATTGGCATTGAAACGATGGCCATGCCCGTGGAAGCGGATCCCGTGGTTGCCGACAGGTCCTATGTCTATATGATCGTGGATCTGGAACACGCTGTGCCACTGTTTGTGGGACGGGTGGTGAACATCCAGGAATAG
- a CDS encoding HD domain-containing protein, with protein sequence MTPVTEDCVLPAAGDDRTDMRDWTQRFLDYTAGFGTADTRYELKRVHTLGVLGYMNALLKLEGITAEDPDLAQAARIAAVFHDIGRFEQLRRHDTFFDAKSADHAALSVQVLEETAMLQDVEKAWRQRILTAIAQHNRLETDIGDPVASRLCDLVRDADRLDIYRVFAVDDIQDMTAHTAEEAAQSTASPAVIEALLAGRPVDKRDRQTPMDLWLTYLGFVNDFRFPASYRLCKAAGFWRKRFDSISLADPAVRACLEHVEVVLNEHCTGPERDTAPD encoded by the coding sequence ATGACACCGGTGACTGAGGACTGTGTCCTGCCTGCAGCCGGTGACGACAGAACTGACATGCGGGACTGGACACAGCGGTTTCTGGACTACACGGCGGGATTCGGAACAGCGGATACACGGTATGAACTGAAGAGGGTCCACACCCTGGGTGTGCTGGGGTACATGAATGCCCTGCTGAAGCTTGAGGGCATCACTGCAGAGGACCCGGATCTGGCACAGGCTGCCAGGATCGCCGCTGTGTTTCATGACATCGGCCGCTTTGAACAGCTGCGGCGCCATGACACGTTTTTTGACGCAAAAAGCGCCGATCACGCAGCGCTTTCGGTGCAGGTCCTGGAAGAGACGGCCATGCTGCAGGACGTGGAAAAGGCATGGAGGCAGCGGATCCTGACCGCCATTGCCCAGCACAACCGGCTGGAAACGGACATCGGCGATCCGGTGGCTTCCCGGCTGTGTGACCTGGTGCGGGATGCGGACCGGCTGGACATTTACCGGGTGTTTGCGGTGGATGACATTCAGGACATGACGGCGCATACGGCAGAAGAAGCCGCACAATCCACGGCCTCCCCGGCGGTTATCGAAGCCCTGCTCGCCGGCCGGCCGGTGGACAAGCGGGACAGACAGACGCCCATGGATCTCTGGCTGACCTATCTGGGCTTCGTGAACGACTTTCGGTTTCCGGCGTCGTATCGTTTGTGTAAGGCGGCAGGATTCTGGCGGAAGCGCTTTGACAGCATTTCCCTCGCGGATCCGGCTGTCCGGGCATGTCTGGAACATGTGGAGGTAGTATTGAATGAACACTGCACAGGACCTGAAAGAGATACTGCGCCGGATTGA
- the mgtE gene encoding magnesium transporter — protein MQEEPRTIEAEAVRQRPDYEAAIVDAVRTSTAPRLLAMQLENYHAGDIADAFFRLTLPEREKLYRILKTDTLSEILEYLDEEERIRFINELTLRKAAAVLNRLEPDQTGDLIQSLVPEKQALLMELLDSEMRADIALIDSYDEDLIGSRMTTNFVEVPRDVTVKEAMNLLVKQAADNDNITTIYSYGNDHMYAGAVDLKDLIIARNDTPLEDILVASYPYVYGSDQVETVIDDLRDYNEDSIPVLGSDNRVLGVITTQSLLEALDQEMGEDYARFAGLTAEEDLEETLFVSLKKRLPWLLFLLALGLMVSWVVSLFEGVVAQIPLVLAFQSLILGMSGNVGTQSLGVTIRVLMDDELTGKEKRHLVAKEARVGFVNGLIMGSLAFVFLGLYILAAKHQTAAASFTISACIAVSLWLAMIVSSLTGTTIPIFFKKIGVDPAVASGPLITTINDLCAVILFYGLVWLFLIRMLGM, from the coding sequence ATGCAGGAAGAACCCCGGACCATCGAAGCCGAAGCTGTACGACAGCGTCCTGACTATGAGGCCGCGATCGTGGATGCCGTGCGTACAAGCACTGCACCGCGGCTGCTGGCCATGCAGCTGGAAAACTATCATGCAGGCGACATCGCAGACGCCTTTTTCCGGCTTACCCTCCCGGAACGGGAGAAACTCTACCGGATCCTGAAAACCGACACTTTGTCCGAGATCCTGGAATATCTCGACGAAGAGGAACGGATCCGGTTCATCAACGAACTGACTCTCCGCAAGGCCGCCGCGGTCCTCAACCGCCTGGAGCCCGACCAGACCGGCGACCTGATCCAGTCCCTGGTGCCGGAAAAACAGGCACTGCTCATGGAGCTTCTGGACTCCGAAATGCGGGCCGACATCGCCCTGATCGATTCCTATGACGAGGACCTCATCGGCTCGCGCATGACCACGAACTTTGTGGAAGTGCCGCGGGATGTCACGGTGAAGGAAGCCATGAACCTGCTCGTGAAGCAGGCGGCGGACAACGACAACATCACGACGATCTACAGCTATGGCAATGACCACATGTATGCGGGAGCGGTGGACCTGAAGGACCTCATCATTGCGCGCAATGACACGCCGCTGGAGGACATCCTCGTGGCGAGCTATCCGTACGTCTATGGCTCGGATCAAGTCGAGACGGTGATCGACGATCTGCGGGATTACAACGAAGACTCCATTCCGGTGCTGGGATCGGACAACCGGGTCCTGGGCGTCATCACCACCCAGAGCCTGCTGGAGGCCCTGGACCAGGAAATGGGGGAAGACTATGCCCGGTTTGCCGGTCTGACGGCGGAAGAAGACCTGGAAGAAACCCTGTTTGTGTCTTTGAAAAAGCGCCTGCCCTGGCTGCTCTTTCTGCTGGCCCTGGGCCTCATGGTGTCCTGGGTCGTCTCGCTGTTTGAAGGCGTCGTGGCCCAGATCCCCCTGGTGCTGGCGTTCCAGTCCCTGATCCTGGGCATGTCGGGCAACGTTGGCACGCAGTCTCTGGGTGTCACGATCCGGGTCCTCATGGATGATGAACTGACAGGGAAGGAAAAGCGTCACCTGGTGGCCAAGGAAGCCCGGGTGGGGTTTGTGAACGGCCTGATCATGGGATCCCTGGCCTTTGTGTTCCTGGGCCTGTATATCCTGGCGGCGAAGCACCAGACCGCCGCAGCGTCCTTCACGATCTCTGCGTGCATTGCCGTGAGTCTGTGGCTGGCCATGATCGTGTCCAGCCTGACGGGGACCACGATCCCGATCTTCTTCAAGAAAATCGGCGTGGATCCGGCGGTGGCCTCCGGCCCGCTGATCACCACCATCAACGACTTGTGTGCGGTGATCCTCTTCTATGGCCTGGTCTGGCTGTTCCTGATCCGGATGCTGGGAATGTAG
- a CDS encoding ABC-ATPase domain-containing protein, whose translation MNTAQDLKEILRRIEGRPYPAYKDTRGTYAFGPFLLSIDHVQGDPFAAPSDVSVLVKDPGFPAEILRTRQTRIAAEDRILRFFGQALHRQSRPGKGSGKSGKLSVTRPGQEILERTSCHLYEDGSVRVRFNIGFPANGRRILARELERILFVTLPTVVNESLIYKNYTPKMKEELQETWQLAMDQTAIRNQLKVLDLAAFVADGSILPRESGVSQKPMQEAVAFAAPESLAVEVETPFRGRIRGLGIRKGVTLIAGGGYHGKSTLLEALERGVYDHIAGDGRELVITDETAVKSRAEDGRSVQDVNISGFITNLPNGKDTVAFSTEDASGSTSQAAGLAEAIEAGTKTLLMDEDTSAANFMIRDNLMQEVVHGDQEPIIPFMDRVRELYEKDGISTILVAGSSGAFFSKADTVIQMDQYVPLDITEKAKDAAKAYVFREKENLQPFDCRSVRIPHRVKESERSKVRSRGMDTISVDRQDIDMRYVEQLVDPEQLAAIGQLLKLANREIVDDSRTLTEVVDVLEDRMNAGALDETVRGHGARPRKQEILAAFNRQRFQKITPDRKQQTADKLE comes from the coding sequence ATGAACACTGCACAGGACCTGAAAGAGATACTGCGCCGGATTGAGGGACGTCCCTACCCGGCTTATAAAGATACAAGGGGTACATATGCGTTTGGCCCCTTTTTGCTGTCCATTGACCACGTCCAGGGGGACCCTTTTGCGGCCCCGAGTGATGTGTCGGTGCTGGTGAAGGACCCGGGATTCCCGGCAGAGATTCTCCGGACGCGGCAGACGCGGATCGCGGCGGAAGACAGGATCCTGCGTTTTTTCGGGCAGGCACTGCATCGCCAGAGCAGACCGGGGAAAGGGTCGGGCAAATCCGGAAAGCTGTCGGTGACCCGCCCGGGACAGGAGATCCTGGAACGAACCTCCTGCCACCTGTATGAAGACGGTTCCGTACGCGTGCGCTTCAACATCGGCTTTCCCGCCAATGGCCGGCGCATTCTCGCGCGGGAACTGGAGCGGATCCTGTTTGTCACACTGCCCACAGTGGTGAACGAAAGCCTGATCTACAAAAACTACACACCGAAGATGAAGGAAGAACTGCAGGAGACCTGGCAGCTGGCCATGGACCAGACGGCCATCCGCAACCAGCTGAAGGTCCTGGACCTGGCGGCGTTTGTGGCCGATGGATCCATCCTTCCGCGGGAAAGCGGCGTTTCTCAGAAGCCGATGCAGGAGGCTGTCGCCTTTGCGGCTCCGGAGTCCCTGGCGGTGGAAGTCGAAACGCCCTTCCGTGGCAGAATCCGGGGCCTTGGCATCCGCAAAGGCGTGACGCTCATTGCGGGCGGCGGCTATCACGGCAAGTCCACGCTGCTGGAGGCGCTGGAGCGCGGGGTGTATGACCACATTGCGGGTGATGGCCGGGAACTGGTGATCACAGACGAGACTGCCGTGAAGTCGCGGGCAGAGGATGGACGCAGTGTGCAGGATGTGAACATTTCGGGGTTCATAACCAATCTGCCCAATGGCAAGGATACGGTGGCGTTCAGCACGGAGGATGCCTCTGGGAGCACCTCGCAGGCAGCGGGTCTGGCGGAAGCCATTGAAGCGGGAACGAAGACGCTGCTGATGGATGAAGACACCAGTGCGGCGAACTTCATGATCCGGGACAATCTGATGCAGGAAGTGGTGCATGGAGATCAGGAACCGATCATTCCGTTCATGGACCGGGTACGGGAGCTGTATGAAAAAGACGGCATCAGCACGATTCTGGTGGCTGGCTCTTCCGGGGCGTTTTTCTCGAAGGCGGACACGGTGATCCAGATGGATCAGTATGTGCCGCTGGACATTACGGAGAAAGCGAAGGATGCGGCGAAGGCCTATGTGTTCAGAGAAAAAGAAAACCTGCAGCCGTTTGACTGCAGGAGTGTGAGGATCCCGCACCGGGTGAAGGAATCCGAGCGGTCGAAGGTCCGGTCCCGGGGCATGGACACGATTTCGGTAGACCGCCAGGATATCGACATGCGGTATGTGGAGCAGCTGGTGGATCCCGAGCAGCTGGCGGCGATCGGGCAGCTTCTGAAACTGGCGAACCGGGAGATCGTGGATGACAGCAGGACCCTGACGGAGGTCGTGGATGTACTGGAGGACCGCATGAACGCAGGGGCGCTGGATGAAACTGTGCGCGGCCACGGTGCCAGACCGAGAAAACAGGAGATCCTGGCGGCGTTCAACCGCCAGAGATTCCAGAAGATCACTCCTGACAGAAAGCAGCAAACGGCAGATAAGTTGGAATAA
- a CDS encoding gamma-glutamyl-gamma-aminobutyrate hydrolase family protein codes for MRPIIGIAANLLVDKCERVKNPVKHAVEQDYIRAVEQAGGIPVVIPVQADRQAVLDIARHLDGILLIGGSDINPVLYRHRGPHAAGQVYPLVDQFYLDLIQAADALKLPVFGICKGLQALNVAFGGTLHQDLPAHVQDRPMMQPSHRVTLKEGSLVGNAVDASVLEVNSFHHQAVKDLAPGFEAVAFGEDGVIEALERQDQDPVMVGVQWHPEILAKQRDEASRRLFEAFVRRCGNRRQDASDLSEM; via the coding sequence ATGCGGCCCATCATTGGCATTGCGGCGAATCTGCTGGTGGATAAATGTGAACGCGTGAAGAATCCGGTAAAGCATGCGGTGGAGCAGGACTATATCCGGGCGGTGGAACAGGCCGGAGGTATTCCGGTGGTAATCCCGGTGCAGGCTGACCGGCAGGCAGTGCTGGACATTGCCCGGCATCTCGATGGCATCCTGCTGATCGGAGGCAGTGACATCAACCCGGTGCTGTACCGGCACCGGGGTCCCCATGCGGCGGGACAGGTCTATCCGCTGGTGGACCAGTTTTACCTGGACCTGATTCAGGCGGCAGATGCGCTGAAGCTGCCGGTGTTTGGCATCTGCAAGGGACTGCAGGCACTCAATGTGGCGTTCGGAGGAACGCTGCACCAGGATTTGCCCGCTCATGTGCAGGACAGACCCATGATGCAGCCAAGCCACCGGGTGACTCTGAAGGAAGGCAGTCTGGTGGGCAATGCCGTGGACGCATCGGTCCTGGAGGTGAATTCCTTTCACCACCAGGCGGTGAAGGACCTGGCTCCGGGGTTTGAGGCCGTGGCGTTTGGCGAAGATGGCGTTATTGAGGCCCTGGAGCGACAGGATCAGGATCCGGTGATGGTGGGTGTGCAGTGGCATCCGGAGATCCTGGCCAAACAGCGGGACGAAGCAAGCCGCCGGCTTTTTGAAGCCTTTGTCCGGCGGTGTGGCAACCGGAGACAGGATGCATCGGACTTGTCTGAGATGTGA
- a CDS encoding DUF3267 domain-containing protein: MKIRYMGQFSGNEDDLPRQPHRPGAVQFKEPDMKKLAVWANVIALGIIVALMVPLALQSWFTVDGWGFVLGALMSLVCAIPHEYIHAVCFRDTAYIYTNLKQGMLFVVGPEDMSKGRFIFMSLLPSIVFGLIPYIAGFTMHNVFLATLGAMSLGMGAGDYINVWNALWQMPKGALTYLYGFHSFWYRPDDGSRAEAAEE, encoded by the coding sequence ATGAAAATCAGATATATGGGGCAGTTCAGCGGGAATGAGGATGATCTGCCCAGACAGCCGCACAGGCCGGGGGCCGTGCAGTTTAAGGAGCCGGACATGAAGAAACTGGCGGTCTGGGCGAATGTGATCGCGCTGGGGATCATTGTGGCGCTCATGGTCCCTCTCGCACTTCAGAGCTGGTTCACGGTGGATGGCTGGGGATTTGTGCTGGGGGCTTTGATGTCGCTTGTTTGTGCCATTCCGCATGAGTACATTCATGCGGTCTGTTTCCGGGACACAGCCTATATCTACACGAATCTGAAACAGGGAATGCTGTTTGTGGTGGGGCCGGAGGACATGTCCAAAGGCCGGTTCATTTTCATGTCCCTGTTGCCGAGCATTGTTTTCGGTCTGATTCCGTACATTGCGGGATTTACAATGCACAATGTGTTTCTGGCCACGCTGGGCGCCATGTCGCTGGGCATGGGTGCCGGTGACTACATCAATGTATGGAATGCCCTGTGGCAGATGCCCAAAGGAGCCCTTACGTATCTGTATGGCTTCCATTCGTTCTGGTACCGGCCGGATGATGGGAGCCGTGCGGAAGCGGCAGAGGAATGA
- the mgtE gene encoding magnesium transporter, translating to MDDRKVTHQPAAENRPDTRSRARELEDHGKIDRHYAAEIVGLVRSSLAPAVLKDKLEDYHENDIAEAFNDLHPAERARLATLLDTDQLTDIFESMDEEQRDRFFPELPVKKAVALLNKGMDADTAAKLLRSTGPVRRDLIVELLDPEVREDIRLVSSFTEEQIGSHMTTNYIEIPSSASVKEAMRLLKQQAAENDNIQTLYVLDKDGTLAGAIDLKDLIIARSSQPLSDIVAQNYPYIYANEQIDEILDELKDYSEDSIPVLDNDNQLVGVITGSDVLALYQEEMEEDYARLAGLSAQEDLNETLFRSVKKRIPWLCVLLFLAMGVSSVVGIFEPVVAKLTMVAAFQSLILDMSGNVGTQSLAVSLRVLTDDELTWNQKLYLVFKETRTGAANGFIIGLFSCLVMGVYIYVAYPYDFATSYAISGVIGLSMLISMVVSSLFGTVIPILFQAVHVDPATASGPLITTINDLTAVLTYYTLVFVFLIQVMHLGG from the coding sequence ATGGATGACAGAAAAGTGACACATCAGCCGGCTGCAGAGAACAGGCCGGATACCAGATCCCGGGCCAGGGAGCTGGAGGACCACGGAAAGATCGACCGGCACTATGCGGCAGAGATCGTGGGCCTGGTCCGTTCTTCGCTGGCACCGGCGGTGCTCAAGGACAAACTCGAGGACTACCACGAAAACGACATTGCGGAGGCCTTCAACGACCTGCACCCGGCGGAACGCGCCAGACTGGCCACGCTCCTGGACACCGACCAGCTCACGGACATCTTCGAGAGCATGGACGAGGAACAGCGGGACCGGTTCTTCCCGGAGCTGCCGGTGAAGAAAGCCGTGGCGCTGCTCAACAAAGGCATGGATGCGGACACCGCTGCGAAACTGCTGCGCAGCACCGGTCCTGTCCGGCGGGATCTCATCGTCGAACTGCTGGATCCCGAGGTGCGGGAAGACATCCGCCTTGTGTCCAGCTTCACGGAGGAGCAGATCGGCAGCCACATGACGACCAACTACATCGAGATCCCCTCTTCGGCCAGCGTCAAGGAAGCCATGCGACTGCTCAAGCAGCAGGCGGCGGAAAACGACAACATCCAGACACTCTATGTCCTGGACAAAGACGGTACCCTGGCAGGGGCCATTGACCTGAAGGACCTGATCATTGCCCGAAGCAGCCAGCCGCTTTCGGACATTGTGGCGCAGAACTATCCCTATATTTATGCGAACGAGCAGATCGACGAGATCCTGGACGAGCTCAAGGACTACAGCGAAGACTCCATTCCGGTGCTCGACAATGACAACCAGCTGGTGGGGGTCATTACAGGATCTGATGTCCTGGCTCTCTACCAGGAAGAGATGGAGGAAGACTACGCAAGGCTGGCCGGTCTGTCCGCCCAGGAGGACCTGAACGAAACGCTCTTTCGCAGTGTGAAAAAGCGCATTCCCTGGCTCTGTGTGCTCCTGTTTCTGGCCATGGGTGTCTCCAGCGTGGTAGGTATCTTCGAGCCCGTCGTCGCAAAACTGACCATGGTGGCGGCCTTCCAGTCCCTGATCCTGGACATGTCCGGCAACGTCGGCACCCAGTCCCTGGCCGTGAGCCTGCGGGTGCTGACAGACGATGAACTCACCTGGAACCAGAAGCTGTACCTGGTCTTCAAGGAAACCCGGACGGGTGCCGCCAACGGCTTCATCATCGGCCTGTTTTCGTGCCTGGTCATGGGGGTCTACATCTACGTTGCCTATCCCTATGATTTCGCGACATCCTACGCGATTTCCGGTGTGATCGGCCTGAGCATGCTCATCAGCATGGTGGTCTCCTCGCTGTTTGGCACTGTGATTCCGATCCTGTTCCAGGCGGTGCATGTGGATCCAGCCACGGCATCGGGGCCCCTGATCACCACCATCAACGACTTGACGGCGGTGCTCACCTATTACACGCTGGTGTTTGTGTTCCTGATCCAGGTCATGCACCTGGGGGGATGA
- a CDS encoding gamma carbonic anhydrase family protein, with protein sequence MNISKEAWIAPGAVVAGNVTMEPGSSVWFHCTIRAEEEPVVLGADTNVQDNSVVHTDPGYPVILGQSVTVGHGCILHGCEVGDESLIGMGAVVLNGAKIGSHCLVGAGALVTQNTVIPDGSLVLGSPAKVIRPVSGEQIREIRENALEYVELAGQYRLDTHDIWTPDDAE encoded by the coding sequence ATGAACATTTCAAAGGAAGCCTGGATCGCACCCGGGGCCGTTGTGGCGGGCAATGTGACCATGGAACCGGGGAGCAGTGTATGGTTTCACTGCACGATCCGGGCAGAAGAGGAACCGGTGGTGCTGGGGGCGGACACGAATGTCCAGGACAACAGCGTGGTCCACACCGATCCGGGGTATCCGGTGATCCTGGGACAGTCCGTGACGGTGGGCCATGGCTGTATCCTGCATGGCTGCGAAGTGGGGGATGAGTCCCTCATTGGCATGGGGGCCGTTGTGCTCAACGGAGCGAAAATCGGTTCTCACTGCCTGGTGGGGGCAGGGGCCCTGGTGACGCAGAACACGGTGATTCCCGATGGTTCACTGGTGCTGGGATCGCCGGCGAAGGTGATCCGTCCGGTGAGCGGGGAACAGATCCGGGAAATCCGGGAAAATGCCCTGGAGTATGTAGAGCTGGCAGGGCAGTACCGGCTCGATACCCACGACATCTGGACGCCGGATGACGCAGAATGA
- a CDS encoding patatin-like phospholipase family protein, with the protein MARDVKIARDKVFSGWALLPKGKAADTVTEGCLVLEGGAFRGVYTSGVLDAFLEEGINLQTVIGVSAGAMNGMNYQAGQIGRAARINLRYRHDPRFVGTRPLLREGGVIGFDFVMNDLQLEEPFDWERFRDPRREFYAVISDVTSGLPRYVSKKEPVDILKAVQASATMPFVSKPVTLDEVPYLDGGCTDKVPIEWALQHKFEKIIVVRTRPAGYRKGEDSQLQKDMIQRFYRSTPEFAQTLADSNARYDRQIEEIERLDRRGRILQIAPSQPVTISRLEGDMEKLGALYYLGYHDARAMMPKIKEYLGIQRAD; encoded by the coding sequence ATGGCAAGAGATGTAAAGATTGCCAGAGACAAAGTGTTCTCAGGCTGGGCCCTGCTGCCCAAGGGAAAAGCGGCGGATACCGTGACGGAAGGCTGTCTGGTGCTGGAGGGCGGCGCCTTCCGCGGTGTCTATACCTCAGGGGTGCTGGATGCCTTTCTGGAGGAAGGCATCAATCTGCAGACAGTGATCGGCGTGTCGGCCGGGGCAATGAACGGCATGAACTACCAGGCTGGCCAGATCGGCCGGGCGGCGAGGATCAACCTGCGGTATCGTCACGATCCCCGGTTCGTGGGAACCAGGCCGCTGCTCCGGGAGGGCGGTGTGATCGGATTCGATTTTGTGATGAATGACCTCCAGCTGGAGGAGCCCTTTGACTGGGAGAGATTCCGGGATCCCCGGCGCGAGTTTTATGCGGTGATTTCCGATGTGACCTCGGGCCTTCCCCGCTATGTGTCGAAAAAGGAGCCGGTGGATATCCTGAAGGCCGTGCAGGCCTCAGCGACCATGCCCTTTGTGTCCAAGCCTGTGACGCTGGACGAGGTGCCGTACCTGGATGGCGGCTGCACCGACAAAGTCCCCATTGAATGGGCGCTGCAGCACAAGTTTGAGAAAATCATTGTGGTCAGGACCCGACCCGCGGGATACCGCAAGGGGGAAGACTCCCAGCTGCAGAAAGACATGATCCAGCGCTTCTACCGCAGCACACCGGAATTTGCACAGACCCTGGCGGACTCCAATGCCCGGTATGACCGGCAGATAGAGGAAATCGAGCGGCTCGACCGCCGCGGCCGGATCCTGCAGATCGCCCCGAGCCAGCCCGTCACCATATCCCGGCTGGAAGGCGACATGGAAAAACTGGGTGCGCTGTATTACCTGGGGTATCACGATGCCCGGGCCATGATGCCCAAAATCAAGGAGTATCTGGGCATTCAGCGGGCTGACTGA